A genomic window from Deltaproteobacteria bacterium includes:
- a CDS encoding phytanoyl-CoA dioxygenase family protein, translated as MRITDEHLAHWRRHGYVVVPNFLTEAELVAIQPNVRRYFPTDEEYRTAPERYLDVGGWRELPFVGDALNDLATHPELASFAERVIGTREILLTQAILWGKYAGVGDHEQRLHVDFMNNTLVHPRDEGPFGQTGTIVYLSDVTEELGPTCVVSKEQTREPPSLVPRMRDRDQFPVLYEQEVAVTAPAGSVLLYSMSTFHRGSAFRAATGARFTFHVVFRAKDSHWMGFSAWARAGQEPALQRFLERATPRQRELLGFPPPGHPYWNEETLAGVAARYPGMDMTLYRDAFR; from the coding sequence ATGCGGATCACCGACGAACATCTCGCTCACTGGCGCCGGCACGGCTACGTCGTCGTGCCGAATTTCCTGACCGAAGCGGAGCTGGTGGCGATTCAACCGAATGTCCGTCGCTACTTTCCGACCGACGAGGAGTACCGGACGGCGCCGGAGCGCTATCTGGACGTGGGCGGCTGGCGGGAGCTTCCCTTCGTCGGCGACGCTCTCAACGACCTCGCCACTCACCCGGAGCTCGCCTCCTTCGCCGAGCGCGTCATCGGGACGAGAGAGATCCTCCTGACGCAGGCGATTCTCTGGGGGAAGTACGCCGGGGTCGGCGACCACGAGCAGCGGCTCCACGTAGACTTCATGAACAACACCCTCGTCCACCCCCGCGACGAGGGCCCGTTCGGGCAGACCGGGACGATCGTCTACCTGAGCGACGTCACCGAGGAGCTGGGTCCCACCTGCGTCGTCTCGAAGGAGCAGACACGCGAGCCCCCCTCGCTCGTCCCTCGCATGCGCGACCGGGATCAGTTCCCCGTCCTCTACGAGCAGGAAGTAGCGGTGACCGCCCCGGCCGGCTCCGTCCTCCTCTACTCGATGAGCACGTTCCACCGCGGCTCGGCCTTCCGGGCAGCGACAGGCGCCCGTTTCACCTTCCACGTCGTCTTCCGGGCGAAGGACTCGCACTGGATGGGCTTCAGCGCCTGGGCGCGCGCGGGCCAGGAGCCGGCGCTCCAGCGCTTCCTCGAGCGGGCGACCCCTCGGCAGCGCGAGCTCCTCGGCTTTCCGCCGCCGGGCCACCCGTACTGGAACGAGGAGACGCTCGCGGGCGTCGCCGCCCGCTATCCGGGGATGGACATGACGCTCTACCGGGACGCGTTCCGGTAG
- a CDS encoding SDR family oxidoreductase, which yields MDLGGKKAVVTGAGGPGLGQACAHRLAGLGAAVAVVDLSEEGAARVAAEVRERWGARAVAVQGNVFDWAQAERIVRESREKLGGLDILVNNVGGGPAGPFFKQTKDEIDLAVHLTLMGTLYCSRAALDVMIPQRSGRIINVASEGGRIGMKNLVVYNACKSGVIGFTRNLAHEVAPYGIYVLGVCPGIMLHETLKAILRDPDAYPGAWESMMEGFSRVPLGRPSEPEEVANMVAFLASEAASYMCGVSVSMGGGMAMD from the coding sequence ATGGACCTCGGCGGGAAGAAGGCGGTCGTCACCGGTGCGGGCGGCCCCGGCCTCGGCCAGGCGTGCGCGCATCGCCTGGCGGGCCTGGGCGCGGCGGTGGCGGTGGTGGATCTGAGCGAGGAGGGGGCGGCGCGGGTCGCGGCGGAGGTGCGCGAGCGCTGGGGCGCTCGGGCCGTCGCGGTCCAGGGGAACGTGTTCGACTGGGCGCAGGCCGAACGCATCGTCCGCGAGAGCCGCGAGAAGCTCGGCGGCCTCGACATCCTGGTGAACAACGTCGGCGGCGGCCCGGCTGGTCCCTTCTTCAAGCAAACCAAGGACGAGATCGACCTGGCAGTCCACCTGACCCTCATGGGGACCCTCTACTGCTCGCGCGCGGCGCTCGACGTCATGATCCCGCAGCGCAGCGGCCGCATCATCAACGTCGCCTCGGAGGGCGGCCGCATCGGCATGAAGAACCTGGTCGTCTACAACGCCTGCAAGTCCGGCGTGATCGGCTTCACGCGCAACCTCGCGCACGAGGTCGCGCCGTACGGCATATACGTGCTCGGCGTCTGCCCCGGCATCATGCTGCACGAGACGCTGAAGGCGATCCTGCGCGACCCCGACGCCTACCCCGGGGCGTGGGAGAGCATGATGGAGGGTTTCAGCCGCGTGCCGCTCGGCCGGCCCTCCGAGCCCGAGGAGGTGGCGAACATGGTCGCCTTCCTCGCCTCGGAGGCCGCGAGCTACATGTGTGGCGTCTCGGTCAGCATGGGCGGCGGCATGGCGATGGACTGA
- a CDS encoding energy transducer TonB produces the protein MSGARRLAASIGASALAHALVLGVALRGERGTLRPPLIAIPVALVGGVGGGGGAAGPTTEPALAPAPAPAAPLVPAPAPPPAKLRPRRSAVARRAPMAPLPPAESATPAGGGEGTGVAGASGGGGGDGSGGDGSGGVRVAYGTNPLPPYPLVARRLGREGVVLLGILVAPDGRPAEVRVLRSSGFAPLDDSAVATVRDRWRFIPARRSGEAVGGRVKVPIRFRLAGEPEG, from the coding sequence ATGTCGGGCGCCAGGCGGCTCGCGGCCTCGATCGGTGCTTCGGCGCTGGCGCACGCGCTGGTGCTCGGGGTCGCGCTGCGCGGCGAGCGGGGCACGCTGCGCCCGCCGCTCATCGCGATCCCGGTCGCGCTCGTGGGAGGCGTCGGCGGGGGTGGCGGTGCGGCGGGCCCGACGACGGAGCCCGCGCTCGCGCCCGCCCCCGCGCCCGCCGCCCCGCTGGTCCCCGCGCCCGCGCCGCCGCCGGCGAAGTTGCGCCCGCGGCGGTCCGCCGTGGCGCGCCGAGCGCCGATGGCGCCGCTTCCGCCAGCCGAGAGCGCGACGCCGGCGGGCGGCGGAGAGGGCACCGGGGTCGCGGGCGCGAGTGGCGGCGGTGGCGGCGACGGTAGCGGCGGCGACGGCAGCGGCGGGGTGCGCGTCGCCTACGGCACGAATCCGCTTCCGCCGTACCCACTGGTGGCGCGCCGGCTCGGCAGGGAGGGCGTCGTCCTGCTCGGGATCCTGGTCGCGCCCGACGGGCGGCCGGCGGAGGTGCGCGTCCTTCGATCCTCCGGCTTCGCTCCACTCGACGACTCGGCCGTGGCGACCGTGCGCGACCGCTGGCGCTTCATCCCGGCCAGGCGCAGCGGCGAGGCGGTCGGGGGCCGCGTCAAGGTGCCGATCCGCTTCCGGCTCGCCGGCGAGCCGGAAGGCTAG